The segment CATTTACTGGTATGCTTATTTTCAAAACGCCCATGAAGGTGGCAGTATCACGGCCGATAAGAGTTTTTCCGTCTCCTTCTACGACGTAAAAATCGGCAACTGTTTTAGCCATGCCCAGTGAGATCGTAGCTGTAAACATGCCGATCAGTGACAAAGATTGTCCCCCATATGCTTTAAGATCAAGCGCAGTTTCGCGTCGTTGATTTGTCACGTGAACATGTTGCGATTTCATCTCCTCCCATGTTACCTTGCTGATTAAATTGTACTTGCATCCCGAATCTATTACTGCGGTTAACGGAACACCACCAACATTACATTTTACTTCGCTGTTTTTGCCTGAATTAGTTAGATGAAAAACATATTCTGTGTTTTCATTGGCGATGTGGTTTACAATGCTTGGTTTTTGGTCTCCTTTGTTATTACTTGCGATGTAGTTGCGGTCCTGCTTTGAATATGTTTTTCTTGTATAGTCTGACTGCTTGGTACGGCATTTCTTTGCAAAATGGTCTCTGCCACCACATTTGTTACacaattttccttttgctggacatttgttttcttttgcaagGTGTCCTGAGTATCCACATCGATGACACTCCCGTTGACTTGATTCAagaaattttcttttcttgccaTACTGAGGTTCTTCGATTTTATGCACCAGTTCAACTTGTTCTTTGTTATCAGCGAATAATTTTTCTTGATACGCAACAGTTTCAAAAATTTTGGCTACGCTCACTATCTTGTCAAGGCTAGCATCACCTTGCTTAAGTAATTCTCGGCGTAATGAAGCGGATTGGCAATTTTCAATGACCTGATCTTTCACGTATTCTTCCATCTTGTCTCCAAAACCACAACGGTCTGCTTGTACACGCAATCTCATGATAAAAGAATCGAAACTCTCTCTGGATTTCTGTTTTACTTGACGCAACAGATGTCGTTCGTaggttgggttttgttttggaagaaaaaaattatcCAGTCTGGCAATTGCTTCTTGATAAGCAGTCCTATTCGGGGTATATCTTTCTACATTTGCAAGTGGCCCGCAACTGTCGGTGTTCGGTAATTCTGGTAGTGAATCAAATATTTGCTGTACGTTTGAGCCAACAAAATGTAGTAAAAGGTCTTTTTTCCAATCGTCATCGTCGATTCGACAAGCCCGTAGCATAATTTCGAACGATCTGAGCCACTTTTTCCATTCCACACCTATATTTTCGGAATACCCTTCGTAACTGAACGGTTGAGCCGCAAGGCCCGGCATTCGCAAGATGtctgaaataaaattcaaagcacaaaaaaaaaattagtccAATATTCATTTACATGCATGTAAGCATACATGTGCACACGTTTACACACCCACTCACACCGGTGTTAACCAGTGCAAATTTTCTCAATACAACCATGAACATGGAATTGAAGAGATTATTCATCCCTGCCTATTGTATgggggcgtgtgtgtgtgtctttatgTGAAAGGACAATACCGCGTTTATTCTTTCACGTTTTTCGTTTCTACAAATTCTGCATTGAAGCAACTCCTATCGTTTCATCATgctcgcacacgcacacacattggGAGGACAAAACCACGTTTTGTCGTTATGTGTTGCAAAATTCTGCATTGAAGCAAATTCCAACGTCCCATCACgttcgcacacgcacacacattgaaGGAACAAAACCCCGTTTCACCGTTACGTTTCGTAAAATTCTACCTTGAAGCAAACTCCAAC is part of the Anopheles gambiae chromosome X, idAnoGambNW_F1_1, whole genome shotgun sequence genome and harbors:
- the LOC133391233 gene encoding uncharacterized protein LOC133391233 isoform X1; amino-acid sequence: MNNLFNSMFMVVLRKFALVNTGVSGCVNVCTYILRMPGLAAQPFSYEGYSENIGVEWKKWLRSFEIMLRACRIDDDDWKKDLLLHFVGSNVQQIFDSLPELPNTDSCGPLANVERYTPNRTAYQEAIARLDNFFLPKQNPTYERHLLRQVKQKSRESFDSFIMRLRVQADRCGFGDKMEEYVKDQVIENCQSASLRRELLKQGDASLDKIVSVAKIFETVAYQEKLFADNKEQVELVHKIEEPQYGKKRKFLESSQRECHRCGYSGHLAKENKCPAKGKLCNKCGGRDHFAKKCRTKQSDYTRKTYSKQDRNYIASNNKGDQKPSIVNHIANENTEYVFHLTNSGKNSEVKCNVGGVPLTAVIDSGCKYNLISKVTWEEMKSQHVHVTNQRRETALDLKAYGGQSLSLIGMFTATISLGMAKTVADFYVVEGDGKTLIGRDTATFMGVLKISIPVNAVENTKGKLGTINNIVLDLPIKPNAIPVAQPYRRIPIALEKLVDKKLDELLHQGVIEQVNEPAKWISSVVVVPKGDNDVRICVDMRRANEAVERENHPLPTFEDFLPQLAKANVFSG
- the LOC133391233 gene encoding uncharacterized protein LOC133391233 isoform X2, giving the protein MNSMDILRMPGLAAQPFSYEGYSENIGVEWKKWLRSFEIMLRACRIDDDDWKKDLLLHFVGSNVQQIFDSLPELPNTDSCGPLANVERYTPNRTAYQEAIARLDNFFLPKQNPTYERHLLRQVKQKSRESFDSFIMRLRVQADRCGFGDKMEEYVKDQVIENCQSASLRRELLKQGDASLDKIVSVAKIFETVAYQEKLFADNKEQVELVHKIEEPQYGKKRKFLESSQRECHRCGYSGHLAKENKCPAKGKLCNKCGGRDHFAKKCRTKQSDYTRKTYSKQDRNYIASNNKGDQKPSIVNHIANENTEYVFHLTNSGKNSEVKCNVGGVPLTAVIDSGCKYNLISKVTWEEMKSQHVHVTNQRRETALDLKAYGGQSLSLIGMFTATISLGMAKTVADFYVVEGDGKTLIGRDTATFMGVLKISIPVNAVENTKGKLGTINNIVLDLPIKPNAIPVAQPYRRIPIALEKLVDKKLDELLHQGVIEQVNEPAKWISSVVVVPKGDNDVRICVDMRRANEAVERENHPLPTFEDFLPQLAKANVFSG
- the LOC133391233 gene encoding uncharacterized protein LOC133391233 isoform X3, translated to MPGLAAQPFSYEGYSENIGVEWKKWLRSFEIMLRACRIDDDDWKKDLLLHFVGSNVQQIFDSLPELPNTDSCGPLANVERYTPNRTAYQEAIARLDNFFLPKQNPTYERHLLRQVKQKSRESFDSFIMRLRVQADRCGFGDKMEEYVKDQVIENCQSASLRRELLKQGDASLDKIVSVAKIFETVAYQEKLFADNKEQVELVHKIEEPQYGKKRKFLESSQRECHRCGYSGHLAKENKCPAKGKLCNKCGGRDHFAKKCRTKQSDYTRKTYSKQDRNYIASNNKGDQKPSIVNHIANENTEYVFHLTNSGKNSEVKCNVGGVPLTAVIDSGCKYNLISKVTWEEMKSQHVHVTNQRRETALDLKAYGGQSLSLIGMFTATISLGMAKTVADFYVVEGDGKTLIGRDTATFMGVLKISIPVNAVENTKGKLGTINNIVLDLPIKPNAIPVAQPYRRIPIALEKLVDKKLDELLHQGVIEQVNEPAKWISSVVVVPKGDNDVRICVDMRRANEAVERENHPLPTFEDFLPQLAKANVFSG